A stretch of the Streptosporangium sp. NBC_01755 genome encodes the following:
- a CDS encoding C39 family peptidase produces the protein MGCLACEQTTTGGREQTLHDGVAVYTQYMTPDLIEAIAYQGADPADDLRWAESGASTRTEYGTWARHCCGMAGLQMVLDHRDGHAPPMLELLRGCVPYGGYVEDGQGAIKGLYYQPFADYARAEHGLDATVHPHLTMQEVPDLLVAGNLVMVSVHKEIRRPDRPAPGQGGHLVLVTGYDHGTVHFLNPSGHTPNARRATLPAEVFGSFFGGRGITLVLG, from the coding sequence ATGGGTTGCCTGGCGTGCGAGCAGACGACGACGGGAGGTCGCGAGCAGACGCTTCATGACGGCGTCGCCGTCTACACCCAGTACATGACCCCGGACCTCATCGAGGCCATCGCCTACCAGGGCGCTGACCCGGCCGACGACCTCCGGTGGGCCGAGTCCGGAGCCAGCACCCGCACCGAGTACGGGACCTGGGCCCGGCACTGCTGCGGGATGGCCGGCCTCCAGATGGTCCTCGACCACCGTGATGGTCACGCGCCGCCGATGCTGGAGCTACTACGCGGCTGTGTGCCCTATGGCGGCTACGTCGAAGACGGTCAGGGCGCGATCAAGGGCCTGTACTACCAGCCGTTCGCCGACTACGCCCGCGCCGAGCACGGCCTGGACGCGACCGTTCACCCGCACCTGACTATGCAGGAGGTCCCCGACCTGCTGGTGGCCGGAAATCTGGTGATGGTCTCGGTCCACAAGGAAATCCGGCGCCCTGACCGGCCCGCCCCCGGCCAGGGCGGGCACCTGGTGCTCGTCACCGGCTATGACCACGGCACCGTGCACTTTCTCAACCCGTCCGGCCACACGCCGAACGCCCGGCGGGCCACGCTGCCCGCCGAGGTGTTCGGCTCCTTTTTCGGCGGTCGAGGCATCACCCTGGTCCTGGGGTAG
- a CDS encoding Mut7-C RNAse domain-containing protein, whose amino-acid sequence MSESDIRLRIAAELLLFLPARRRGEWQRVAPDGTSTLGHVVESLGIPLPEVGPLTVEGAEVGPSYQPAAGDVIHVHAVPRPQRVPLEPGQHAPRFLLDVHLGTLARRLRLLGVDATYHNDMDDPSLVVEANRERRVLLTQDHGLLCRRALWLGAYVRGIKANDQLRDLLERFAPPLRPWTRCTACNGELIPVEKHEIDRLLEPGTKRSYDVYGRCSECGQIYWRGAHSEHLEEIVQSAMRTPS is encoded by the coding sequence GTGAGCGAATCTGACATCCGCCTGCGTATCGCCGCCGAGCTGCTACTGTTCCTGCCCGCGCGCCGGCGAGGCGAGTGGCAGCGGGTGGCGCCCGACGGGACATCGACGCTGGGACACGTCGTGGAGTCGCTTGGCATTCCGCTGCCGGAGGTGGGGCCCTTGACCGTCGAAGGCGCGGAGGTCGGCCCGTCCTACCAGCCCGCCGCCGGTGACGTGATCCATGTTCACGCCGTGCCCCGTCCCCAGCGAGTGCCACTCGAACCGGGACAGCACGCGCCCAGGTTCCTGCTCGACGTCCATCTGGGCACCCTCGCGCGACGGCTCCGGCTGCTGGGCGTGGACGCGACCTACCACAACGACATGGACGACCCCTCCCTGGTCGTCGAGGCGAACCGGGAACGCCGCGTGCTGCTGACCCAGGACCACGGCCTGCTCTGCCGCCGGGCGCTCTGGCTCGGCGCCTACGTACGAGGCATCAAGGCGAATGATCAGCTCCGCGACCTGCTGGAGCGATTCGCGCCACCGCTGCGGCCGTGGACCCGCTGCACGGCCTGCAACGGGGAGTTGATACCCGTCGAAAAACACGAGATCGACCGCCTGCTGGAGCCCGGGACCAAGCGTTCCTACGACGTCTACGGCCGATGCTCGGAATGCGGCCAGATCTACTGGCGCGGCGCGCACAGCGAACACCTGGAAGAGATCGTACAGTCGGCCATGCGCACGCCCTCTTAG
- a CDS encoding TetR/AcrR family transcriptional regulator, whose translation MRDIDRPRGGRPLDSDASQRILRATLEIVAENGLGKTTIEAIARRAGVGRPTVYRRWPDIAPLISDAVDMAFAQVSETTEKTDDVAAALETLLRKKITVLTTTLAGELIRQLAPHFAADDALGKALSQAHRHQQASLAPIMERAQREDRLNLPSVALATEAVLGIIYLRLLTALPPLHPEQAAELAALAIHPRSPSTPA comes from the coding sequence ATGCGTGACATCGACCGGCCGCGCGGCGGCAGACCCCTCGACAGTGACGCCTCTCAGCGCATCCTGCGGGCCACGCTCGAAATCGTCGCGGAGAACGGGCTGGGCAAGACGACCATCGAGGCCATCGCGCGCCGCGCGGGCGTGGGCCGCCCCACCGTGTACCGACGCTGGCCCGACATCGCCCCGCTGATCTCCGACGCGGTGGACATGGCCTTCGCCCAGGTGAGCGAGACCACCGAGAAGACCGACGACGTCGCCGCCGCCCTGGAAACCCTGCTCCGCAAAAAGATCACCGTGCTGACGACCACTCTCGCCGGAGAGTTGATCAGACAACTCGCACCGCATTTCGCGGCCGACGACGCCCTGGGAAAGGCCCTGTCGCAAGCCCATCGGCACCAGCAGGCATCCTTGGCACCCATCATGGAAAGAGCCCAGCGAGAAGATCGGCTGAACCTGCCGAGCGTCGCACTGGCCACCGAGGCCGTACTGGGCATCATCTACCTGCGCCTGCTGACCGCGCTGCCCCCGCTCCACCCCGAACAGGCAGCGGAGCTGGCCGCACTGGCCATACACCCGCGTTCACCGTCGACACCGGCATAG
- a CDS encoding SDR family NAD(P)-dependent oxidoreductase — MPLALITGGSRGVGAALAHELARRGYRLLLCGRDADALARVAAALPQVTAVPCDLADVTQLRLLTEAATRLGELSLLVNNAAVQDVYELGDLTPDQGCDRISREIAINLTGPLQLTAHCLPLLRARPGSRIVNVTSGLAIAPKRGAAVYCATKSGLRTFTRSLRYQEQAAASGVAVTEAMLPLIDTDMTAGRGRGKISPQDAARAIARAIDRNRDHVYVGRIRLLNALHRVSPRLSYRVTRDG, encoded by the coding sequence ATGCCCCTGGCGTTGATCACAGGAGGGTCGCGCGGAGTGGGTGCCGCGCTGGCGCACGAGCTGGCACGGCGCGGATATCGGCTGCTGCTGTGCGGCAGGGACGCCGATGCCCTGGCCCGTGTCGCGGCCGCCCTGCCGCAGGTCACGGCAGTCCCGTGCGATCTCGCCGATGTGACGCAACTGCGTCTTCTCACCGAGGCGGCGACCCGCCTGGGCGAGCTGTCGCTGCTGGTCAACAATGCCGCTGTCCAGGACGTCTACGAACTCGGAGATCTGACACCGGACCAGGGCTGCGATCGCATCAGCCGGGAGATCGCGATCAACCTGACCGGCCCCCTGCAGTTGACGGCGCACTGCCTGCCGTTGCTACGGGCCCGGCCGGGCTCTCGGATCGTCAACGTGACCTCGGGGCTGGCCATCGCGCCCAAGCGCGGTGCCGCGGTGTACTGTGCGACGAAATCGGGCCTGCGCACCTTCACCCGGAGCCTGCGCTACCAGGAACAGGCCGCGGCATCGGGAGTCGCGGTCACCGAGGCGATGCTGCCGCTCATCGACACCGACATGACCGCGGGCCGCGGCAGGGGAAAGATCAGCCCGCAGGACGCCGCCCGGGCCATCGCCCGCGCCATCGACCGAAATCGCGACCACGTCTATGTGGGCAGGATCAGGCTGCTCAACGCGCTGCACCGGGTGAGTCCGCGGCTGAGCTACCGGGTGACGCGCGACGGGTAG